In Maridesulfovibrio sp., the following proteins share a genomic window:
- a CDS encoding PilN domain-containing protein, translating into MNFKKLLQSISMPGSFGKKVSVALIFDVHGDCAASFEYSHKNQAWQSLDSHTDSDSPRPCVAVLSSSMLALCRTHNPSKEQKDAAADLDVDASQHLFRSPETGGREVRFYSSEKGVTGSLGWVANDYFHGCLQKAKRMGFQVTSVLVPELDIKTSGPTLLVSCENGETRLCCIHKHVPLSWQVLPAGGASFSSALGALLAELKAEQMPKPKKAVLWVAPECGIEPQGFGNAIESLLPEIQLETINLYEGLLDTLRMGRAQGSFHESLEDWERIPLGPKDYFKSGLGLGGAVAGCLLLFFSVIHLNDQDAAVLKEEAHKIMFLAKRTDLVTMEIREYVRRNRSILRYTVKKPFVSHIFRDLGDAVPAQVKLNTMRLGQSGRLTLQGEAKSEISLMSLLENLSSTEIFSNAVLSSMSKLDHGQGFRFVVELDFPSWQTFFKPKKIQEGAQ; encoded by the coding sequence ATGAATTTTAAGAAGTTGCTCCAGTCCATATCAATGCCCGGATCTTTTGGGAAAAAAGTTTCGGTCGCCCTGATTTTTGACGTGCACGGAGACTGCGCAGCTTCTTTTGAATATTCCCACAAGAACCAAGCGTGGCAATCTCTCGATAGCCATACTGATTCTGATTCTCCCCGCCCTTGTGTGGCGGTACTTTCCTCTTCCATGCTTGCGCTCTGCCGCACTCATAACCCAAGCAAAGAACAGAAGGATGCCGCTGCTGATCTGGACGTGGACGCTTCACAACACCTGTTCCGTTCCCCTGAGACCGGAGGCCGGGAAGTCAGGTTTTACAGTTCGGAGAAAGGTGTAACAGGTTCTTTGGGGTGGGTTGCCAACGATTATTTCCACGGGTGCCTGCAAAAAGCGAAAAGGATGGGCTTTCAGGTCACATCAGTTTTAGTACCGGAATTGGATATTAAGACTTCCGGACCGACCCTGTTGGTTTCATGCGAGAATGGCGAAACGCGTCTTTGCTGTATCCATAAGCATGTGCCGCTGAGCTGGCAGGTGCTGCCGGCTGGAGGAGCTTCGTTTTCAAGTGCTCTTGGCGCCTTGCTTGCTGAGCTTAAAGCGGAGCAGATGCCTAAGCCGAAGAAGGCCGTGTTATGGGTTGCCCCCGAATGTGGTATCGAGCCGCAAGGCTTCGGAAATGCAATTGAGAGTCTGCTGCCGGAGATTCAGCTTGAAACAATAAATTTATATGAAGGTCTTTTGGATACGTTGCGCATGGGCCGTGCGCAAGGTTCTTTTCATGAAAGCCTTGAGGACTGGGAGCGCATTCCACTTGGCCCGAAAGATTATTTCAAGTCGGGGTTGGGCCTCGGCGGAGCTGTTGCCGGCTGCCTTCTGCTGTTCTTTTCCGTTATTCATTTGAATGATCAGGATGCTGCGGTCCTCAAGGAAGAAGCGCACAAGATTATGTTTCTGGCTAAGCGCACTGATCTGGTAACAATGGAGATCCGGGAATACGTTCGCCGTAATAGGTCAATCCTTAGATATACGGTTAAAAAACCTTTTGTCTCGCATATTTTCAGGGATCTTGGGGATGCGGTTCCGGCTCAGGTAAAGCTCAATACCATGCGCCTCGGGCAGTCCGGCAGGTTGACCCTGCAAGGTGAGGCTAAAAGCGAGATAAGTCTGATGTCGCTGCTTGAGAACTTGAGCAGTACCGAGATTTTTTCCAATGCGGTTCTTTCATCCATGAGCAAACTTGATCACGGGCAGGGGTTTCGTTTTGTGGTCGAGCTTGATTTCCCGTCGTGGCAGACTTTTTTCAAGCCAAAGAAGATACAGGAGGGTGCACAATGA
- a CDS encoding type II secretion system protein GspK, whose protein sequence is MLKNAAGKTQLQKQRGFALVITLWVMAVLGVMAASFSYEALCETKVESWSSQDIRAYNLARGGIHRAAGIVREHARDQVHSITDKWFSGESLYKDVQLGTGYYSIIRPVSERSHDSKQGKFSGRPAESKKEKLQYGLVDEESRLNINVATMDQLQGFPDVSNVLASNIILYRTKKQNKDPKATPPSVAITQGLVDGPILIVDELLQVKGMTREILYGTPDGKGGIAQHLTCFSSGKVNINTAGKEVLHAVGFTTKQVQALLAYRLSGWKGFATINAAISALGAAGQESHLSPVLGVQSKNFSMTCLAGFSPGKPVERIIARVSVGKNQLRFTRWESEALPRR, encoded by the coding sequence ATGCTTAAGAATGCAGCCGGAAAGACACAGCTCCAGAAGCAGCGGGGGTTCGCTTTGGTAATTACGCTATGGGTAATGGCCGTTCTGGGTGTTATGGCTGCTTCATTTTCCTATGAAGCCTTATGCGAGACAAAGGTGGAAAGCTGGAGCAGTCAGGATATCAGGGCCTATAATCTGGCTCGCGGAGGTATCCACAGGGCGGCCGGCATTGTGAGGGAGCATGCCCGTGATCAGGTGCACAGTATTACGGATAAATGGTTCTCTGGCGAATCCCTCTACAAGGACGTTCAATTGGGAACGGGTTACTATTCCATTATCCGTCCCGTGTCTGAAAGATCACATGATTCAAAGCAGGGTAAGTTCTCCGGCAGACCGGCGGAAAGTAAAAAGGAGAAACTGCAATACGGTCTCGTGGATGAAGAATCCCGGTTGAATATCAATGTGGCCACCATGGATCAGTTACAGGGCTTTCCGGATGTTTCAAATGTTCTGGCTTCAAATATCATCCTTTACCGGACAAAGAAGCAGAATAAGGACCCGAAGGCAACTCCACCTTCGGTTGCCATCACTCAAGGGTTGGTGGATGGGCCGATTCTTATAGTGGATGAGTTGCTCCAGGTGAAGGGGATGACCCGTGAAATTCTGTATGGGACTCCAGACGGCAAGGGTGGAATCGCACAGCATCTGACCTGTTTTTCTTCGGGCAAGGTGAATATTAATACTGCGGGGAAAGAGGTGCTTCATGCAGTCGGCTTTACTACAAAGCAGGTTCAGGCTCTTCTGGCTTACCGTCTTTCCGGGTGGAAAGGATTCGCAACCATCAATGCTGCAATCAGTGCTCTGGGTGCGGCAGGTCAGGAATCTCATCTTTCTCCTGTGCTGGGAGTGCAGTCCAAAAATTTCAGCATGACCTGTTTAGCCGGATTTAGTCCGGGAAAACCGGTTGAGAGGATTATCGCCAGAGTCAGTGTGGGTAAGAATCAATTACGTTTTACCCGTTGGGAATCCGAAGCTCTTCCTCGAAGATAA
- a CDS encoding prepilin-type N-terminal cleavage/methylation domain-containing protein gives MKTRTSPTTDAGGFTLLELLVAITIGSVVLTAVYSIFVTATKVETKAQAVLSPMRSAAYVFSMLGRDVRNLDPQCQDSDITCHEGKCQFPIVNKKGERIWVRYVLEERTLWREERADKKGKPEKGKPLSKMELCSELVESRFRLTARGHGGGVTGELNAANESGPGMIGLVLDFREGPSRREVFRSQVLLEVTPHRKAS, from the coding sequence GTGAAAACGCGGACATCACCAACTACTGATGCGGGCGGGTTCACGCTGCTGGAGCTGCTGGTGGCAATCACTATCGGCTCTGTGGTACTGACCGCGGTTTATTCGATTTTTGTAACCGCAACCAAGGTTGAGACCAAAGCACAGGCGGTGCTGTCGCCCATGCGTTCAGCCGCTTATGTTTTCAGCATGCTCGGCAGGGACGTGCGTAATCTGGACCCGCAGTGTCAGGATTCAGATATTACCTGTCATGAAGGAAAGTGTCAGTTTCCCATTGTGAATAAAAAAGGGGAACGGATCTGGGTGCGCTATGTTTTGGAAGAGCGCACCCTTTGGCGGGAAGAGCGCGCCGATAAAAAAGGAAAACCGGAAAAAGGTAAGCCGCTCTCAAAAATGGAGCTTTGCTCCGAGCTGGTGGAAAGCCGTTTCCGGTTGACTGCCAGAGGGCATGGCGGTGGAGTTACCGGGGAGTTGAATGCAGCCAATGAATCCGGCCCGGGAATGATCGGTCTGGTTCTGGATTTCAGGGAAGGACCTTCGCGAAGGGAAGTTTTTCGTTCACAGGTATTGTTGGAAGTAACACCGCACCGGAAGGCAAGCTAG
- the gspG gene encoding type II secretion system major pseudopilin GspG: MMLKGKQGFTLIEMLVVIVIIGVLAAIVAPRFFGKTDEAKVAAAKAQIEDFSMALQSYQLDTGDFPTTQQGLEALVKKPSTSPVPENWHGPYMSKNAIPKDPWNNPYVYTSPGKHSPDFDLLSYGKDGKAGGTGENADITNY; this comes from the coding sequence ATGATGCTTAAAGGAAAACAGGGGTTTACACTCATCGAGATGCTGGTGGTTATCGTGATCATCGGCGTATTGGCAGCAATTGTAGCGCCGAGGTTCTTCGGAAAAACCGACGAGGCCAAGGTCGCTGCGGCCAAGGCCCAGATTGAGGACTTTTCCATGGCCCTGCAAAGCTATCAACTGGATACAGGTGACTTTCCAACCACTCAGCAGGGCCTTGAGGCTTTGGTGAAAAAGCCTTCCACCTCCCCTGTTCCCGAAAACTGGCATGGTCCGTATATGAGCAAGAATGCCATCCCCAAGGACCCGTGGAATAACCCGTACGTTTATACATCTCCCGGTAAGCACAGTCCGGACTTTGACCTGCTCAGCTACGGTAAGGACGGCAAGGCCGGAGGAACAGGTGAAAACGCGGACATCACCAACTACTGA
- a CDS encoding PDZ domain-containing protein, whose amino-acid sequence MNAVSQKGKCCTRIFVLVVLGFVLAGCQLTADPIDVGYQEMPRPLLGLKLKVVQKDMHVIEEELRDQTNEDQKRALLVVDCKKDSPAQKGGVQPGDILLEIDGISVQGMRDSTFIMQRKRPGNDVALTIYRNGKMFKLGIHLPADVPVKKAINSPFGGTS is encoded by the coding sequence ATGAATGCGGTTTCTCAAAAAGGTAAGTGCTGTACACGGATATTTGTGCTTGTGGTGCTCGGTTTTGTTTTAGCCGGGTGCCAGCTGACTGCCGACCCCATAGATGTCGGTTATCAGGAAATGCCCCGGCCTTTGCTGGGTCTTAAGCTGAAGGTTGTCCAGAAAGATATGCATGTGATCGAAGAGGAATTGCGGGATCAGACCAATGAAGACCAGAAGCGCGCCCTGCTTGTGGTGGACTGCAAAAAGGACAGTCCGGCGCAGAAGGGAGGCGTCCAGCCCGGAGATATCCTGCTGGAGATAGACGGTATATCGGTACAGGGAATGCGGGATTCAACATTCATCATGCAGCGCAAACGTCCGGGCAATGATGTTGCCCTGACTATCTATAGAAACGGTAAGATGTTTAAATTGGGAATCCACCTGCCTGCTGACGTCCCGGTCAAAAAGGCAATCAATTCACCATTCGGGGGGACTTCATGA
- a CDS encoding prepilin-type N-terminal cleavage/methylation domain-containing protein, with product MYVKASSSGFSLMEVMVAMAILSIGLVAVAGVYSLAASSLSQVEGYERAGMEAEMRLAAFLNAGDIKSGTTAGNCEILPHGRWKIVSQKDAEYSGVYRVRITVLFFTEGREHEYVLETAQVDLNLPVESKNQIKDAR from the coding sequence ATGTACGTTAAGGCTTCCAGTTCCGGGTTTTCGCTCATGGAAGTCATGGTCGCCATGGCTATTTTATCTATCGGGCTGGTAGCGGTTGCGGGTGTGTATTCACTGGCTGCCTCGTCGTTATCACAGGTGGAAGGATATGAGCGGGCGGGCATGGAAGCTGAGATGCGGCTGGCTGCGTTTTTGAATGCCGGAGATATCAAGTCCGGTACCACCGCTGGCAATTGCGAAATCCTGCCTCACGGCAGATGGAAGATTGTCAGCCAAAAAGACGCTGAATATTCCGGGGTGTACCGGGTCAGGATTACGGTGTTGTTTTTTACTGAAGGCAGGGAGCACGAGTATGTTCTGGAAACAGCTCAGGTCGACCTGAATCTCCCTGTGGAGAGCAAAAATCAGATAAAGGATGCCAGATAA
- a CDS encoding type II secretion system protein, protein MTQPLNNMLHARMENGFTLLELIVVMVIMSIVMAVLLPRLSGQLTGSSLQSAVSDLGSIATAARFRAADTGKEHVLAINSKSRDLKLLSGNKNKILSRVNLPEKVTVGPMVLLGKPVSGPEMQIVFYPGGTATPARLRFSSGDNESLNVFVAGADGGVYVR, encoded by the coding sequence ATGACTCAGCCGTTAAACAACATGCTCCATGCTCGGATGGAAAACGGATTCACCCTGCTGGAATTAATTGTGGTCATGGTCATCATGTCTATCGTCATGGCAGTTCTGTTGCCTCGCTTAAGCGGGCAGCTTACGGGCAGCAGCTTACAGTCCGCAGTTTCCGATCTTGGCAGCATAGCGACCGCAGCCAGATTCCGGGCCGCGGATACCGGGAAAGAGCATGTGCTGGCCATTAACAGTAAGAGCAGGGACTTGAAGCTGCTGAGTGGAAATAAGAATAAAATTTTAAGTCGTGTCAACTTGCCGGAAAAAGTGACTGTCGGTCCTATGGTCCTTCTGGGAAAACCAGTTTCAGGTCCTGAAATGCAGATCGTTTTTTATCCCGGTGGAACAGCTACTCCGGCCAGATTGCGGTTTTCTTCCGGTGATAATGAAAGCCTGAATGTGTTTGTCGCTGGGGCAGATGGTGGTGTGTATGTACGTTAA
- a CDS encoding NHLP bacteriocin system secretion protein: MSKIFRKTALDRLSSPEQLDQVMRVTSPAGWAAFLACSVLIAIAVVWGCYGTVPTKVSGRGILIEKESLFDVVAVGEGQVLKVIPEVGDIIKSGQLIARISQPELTHRVEKARRTLDHLLEERAVITKLGSEIHSSRKEHISQQRKMLRESINLAESHINDLYERITLYKELVESGTIARKTYLDTKAEYNKEMEEILKFREQLSALPTSSFKATSEQKKEQIDIELRIIKAEEELDSEKDKLNIASHIISPKTGKVNEIFKSPGSYLKTGQALLNIETDSPDNNFYISAYFSPEKGKRIQKGMTMLISPSVAKREEFGVMLGEVVSVSSFPASPRGMMNILDNQRLVELLTKDGPPIRVRARILKDPSSFSGFKWSSGKGAPVILQSGTMCTADVVVEEQKPVSLVLPYLKKTVLGIGETYQ, translated from the coding sequence ATGTCTAAAATTTTTCGCAAAACAGCACTAGATCGTTTATCTTCCCCGGAACAACTGGATCAGGTTATGCGTGTTACATCTCCAGCGGGATGGGCTGCATTTCTAGCCTGTTCCGTACTGATAGCAATAGCCGTTGTATGGGGGTGTTATGGGACAGTTCCCACAAAAGTATCGGGACGGGGGATTCTAATTGAAAAAGAGTCGCTTTTTGATGTGGTTGCTGTCGGAGAAGGACAGGTACTCAAAGTCATACCCGAAGTTGGAGATATCATTAAATCCGGTCAGTTAATTGCCAGAATCAGCCAGCCGGAACTGACCCACAGAGTAGAAAAAGCCCGGAGGACACTTGACCACTTACTTGAAGAGCGGGCTGTCATCACTAAACTTGGATCAGAAATACACTCTTCCCGCAAGGAACATATAAGTCAACAACGCAAAATGCTGCGGGAATCAATCAACCTTGCCGAAAGCCACATTAATGACCTTTACGAACGGATCACGCTATACAAGGAACTGGTTGAAAGCGGGACTATAGCCCGTAAGACCTACCTTGATACAAAGGCTGAATACAACAAGGAAATGGAAGAGATTCTAAAATTCAGGGAGCAGCTTTCTGCGCTTCCCACTTCCAGTTTCAAAGCCACATCGGAACAGAAAAAAGAACAGATTGATATTGAGCTGCGTATAATCAAGGCAGAGGAGGAGCTTGATTCAGAAAAAGATAAACTTAATATTGCCTCACATATAATCAGCCCCAAGACCGGAAAAGTGAACGAAATTTTCAAATCGCCCGGCTCCTACCTCAAAACAGGACAGGCCCTCTTGAATATCGAAACGGACTCTCCTGATAATAATTTTTATATTTCCGCATACTTCTCCCCTGAAAAAGGTAAGAGGATACAAAAAGGCATGACCATGCTTATTTCCCCCTCGGTTGCCAAACGCGAAGAATTCGGTGTCATGCTCGGTGAAGTTGTCAGTGTTTCTTCTTTTCCTGCTTCCCCGCGCGGCATGATGAATATTCTGGATAACCAGCGACTGGTGGAATTACTGACCAAAGACGGACCGCCAATCAGGGTGCGTGCCCGCATCCTTAAAGACCCATCCAGCTTCAGCGGTTTCAAATGGTCTTCCGGTAAAGGGGCTCCGGTTATATTGCAGTCCGGTACTATGTGCACAGCGGATGTAGTGGTTGAGGAGCAGAAACCTGTCAGCCTGGTACTCCCTTACCTCAAAAAGACTGTTCTGGGTATTGGGGAGACTTATCAATAA
- a CDS encoding NHLP family bacteriocin export ABC transporter peptidase/permease/ATPase subunit yields MPDSNIIWENTRVKTPTLLQMEALECGAAALGIVLAYHGRYVPLEKLREDCGVNRNGSKASNMIKAARNYGLQGCGYRMEPSSLHTLKLPLILFWNFNHFIVLEGIKGDKVYINDPASGARTVSFKEFDQSFTGVTLALEPSPGFVKGGDKPSVIRALKKRLTIGRNALYFAILAGIALVIPGLVLPVLSKVFVDKILIEGTKDWFKPLLIGMLLTAFVRAVLTWLQDQTLLRQQTKLAIITSIDFFSHILKLPMSFFDQRYSGEIGSRVALNNTVAGLLTGSLASTCISLFTTVFFAAIMVLYDPLLTFIGVLFAATNIFILRLINKKRSDLQQRILQEGGKLSGTTMGGIQLIETIKATSSESDFFSRWAGQVAKYRNAVQEMSSWTNLIMPVPGFISGLSSAAILGLGALRVMDGEMTVGTLVAFQSLMSSFLSPFNRIVQLGTELQTLQGDINRLDDVMNYKHDSGYESKEEMSLKDGDRPLLTGHLEIRNLEFGYSKLDPPLIEDFNLTLTPGRRIALVGPSGSGKSTVGKLICGLLNPWSGEILFDGKHLKDIPRDVYLNSFSYVDQDIILFKGTIHDNLTMWNKAVPEHMIVEAARDACIHDTIVQRPGSYESVLDENGADLSGGQRQRLEIARALTCNPSLIVLDEATSALDVETEKIIDNNLRKRGCTCLIVAHRLSTIRDCDEIIVLERGRIVQRGVHDEMIKTAGPYRELIEN; encoded by the coding sequence ATGCCGGACAGCAACATTATATGGGAAAACACAAGGGTAAAAACACCGACTCTGCTGCAAATGGAAGCTCTGGAGTGCGGAGCTGCGGCACTGGGGATTGTTCTGGCCTACCATGGCAGGTATGTCCCGCTGGAAAAACTGCGTGAAGACTGCGGTGTCAACCGTAATGGTAGCAAGGCCAGCAATATGATCAAGGCAGCCCGCAATTACGGATTGCAAGGCTGCGGTTACCGCATGGAGCCTTCTTCACTGCATACGCTGAAGCTCCCGCTGATTCTCTTCTGGAATTTCAACCACTTTATCGTCCTTGAAGGTATCAAGGGGGACAAGGTCTATATCAACGATCCTGCGAGCGGAGCAAGAACCGTTTCATTCAAGGAGTTTGACCAGTCTTTTACAGGAGTGACCCTGGCTTTGGAACCGAGCCCCGGATTCGTCAAAGGCGGGGATAAGCCCAGCGTTATCCGGGCACTGAAAAAACGGCTGACTATCGGACGCAATGCTCTTTATTTCGCAATACTTGCCGGGATAGCATTAGTAATTCCCGGCCTTGTTCTTCCTGTTCTATCCAAAGTTTTCGTCGACAAAATTCTTATAGAAGGGACTAAGGACTGGTTTAAACCGTTACTTATCGGAATGCTTTTAACAGCATTTGTAAGGGCAGTTTTAACATGGTTACAGGACCAAACTCTACTGCGCCAGCAGACAAAACTGGCTATCATCACATCCATAGATTTCTTCAGCCATATTCTTAAGCTGCCCATGAGTTTCTTCGACCAGCGTTACAGTGGGGAAATAGGCAGTAGAGTCGCTCTTAATAACACTGTAGCAGGACTGCTTACCGGATCGCTTGCCTCAACCTGCATATCACTCTTCACAACAGTATTTTTTGCCGCAATAATGGTTTTATATGACCCTCTCCTGACCTTCATAGGCGTTCTTTTCGCGGCTACGAACATCTTTATACTCAGGCTGATAAATAAAAAACGATCAGATCTGCAACAAAGGATACTACAGGAAGGCGGAAAACTGTCCGGCACGACCATGGGCGGCATACAATTAATTGAAACAATCAAGGCTACCAGCTCAGAATCGGATTTTTTCTCCCGCTGGGCAGGCCAAGTCGCCAAATACCGTAATGCTGTGCAGGAAATGAGTAGCTGGACCAATCTTATCATGCCTGTACCTGGTTTTATTTCAGGACTCAGTTCCGCCGCTATTCTGGGGTTGGGAGCGCTGCGGGTTATGGATGGTGAAATGACAGTAGGGACGCTAGTTGCCTTCCAGTCACTTATGTCAAGCTTTCTCAGCCCTTTTAACCGTATTGTTCAGCTGGGAACCGAGCTCCAGACTCTTCAGGGCGATATCAACAGGCTGGATGATGTTATGAATTACAAACATGATTCCGGTTATGAAAGCAAAGAAGAGATGAGCCTGAAAGACGGTGACCGGCCTCTGCTCACAGGGCACCTTGAAATCAGGAATCTTGAGTTCGGCTATTCGAAATTGGACCCGCCACTGATAGAAGACTTCAACCTGACCCTGACTCCCGGCAGACGCATTGCCTTGGTTGGGCCTTCCGGATCGGGTAAATCAACTGTAGGCAAACTAATCTGCGGGTTGCTAAATCCATGGTCCGGAGAAATTCTGTTTGACGGCAAACACCTCAAAGATATCCCCCGTGATGTCTACCTCAATTCATTTTCATATGTAGATCAGGATATCATCCTTTTCAAAGGAACAATTCATGACAACCTGACCATGTGGAATAAGGCCGTACCGGAGCACATGATAGTGGAGGCAGCGCGGGACGCCTGCATACACGATACAATTGTCCAGCGCCCCGGAAGTTATGAATCAGTGCTGGATGAAAATGGTGCCGACCTTTCAGGCGGGCAGCGGCAACGTCTTGAGATTGCGCGGGCTCTGACCTGCAATCCCAGCCTGATAGTATTGGATGAGGCCACAAGCGCCCTTGATGTTGAGACAGAAAAGATAATCGATAACAACCTGCGTAAACGCGGTTGCACATGCCTGATTGTAGCTCACAGGCTGTCCACAATTCGCGATTGTGACGAAATCATAGTTCTTGAGCGGGGCAGGATTGTTCAAAGGGGCGTGCATGATGAAATGATCAAAACAGCCGGACCGTACAGAGAACTTATCGAGAATTAA